Proteins encoded in a region of the Takifugu flavidus isolate HTHZ2018 chromosome 10, ASM371156v2, whole genome shotgun sequence genome:
- the LOC130533194 gene encoding eukaryotic translation initiation factor 4 gamma 3-like, with amino-acid sequence MNTNVVPSIRSPQCGGEGDGWTEGTEKLIRTFRGILNKLTPEMFESLMKQVDELNIDTEEMLNAVVELIVNKALSEQSYSATYAKMCHHLKGLRVSSKSSSDFIYFHNVLLTRCRMEFRNRGLLPEKENDVSVAQEDLEQTRHKACVRLLGTVRFIGELFKLKMISEGIIHTCIGELLQDESEESLECVCKLLTTVGKDLDTETEIPKINSYCGLICNLMKKKMSSRLKFMLQDVVALRENDWVPRRRDEGPKTIQQLHQEVKQAEEREMLQLKKAIPGKFNQDFRRNCDGDRKLRYQRGSSSTLGSPKQYECRSMRNTWGPKQREPVVYLDEQKINRGARVKEVNKIPVEHKNQEEARAQDCEEEVYQTLRRLLQKNSGNDQIEEWIQNTLNTRQRSSDGFVRALMRAVCQSVIVDCGVYTLNTYELLDRASLLKRFIKDDQKQLVALNVLQQLVVHIDQPDGLLRMFFDVLWDEEVIQDETFFKWRSSSVNVTSVTNFFSWLQEANRRIK; translated from the exons ATGAACACCAACGTGGTTCCCTCCATCAGAAGCCCCCAGTGTGGTGGCGAgggagatggatggacagaagggACTGAGAAGCTGATCAGAACTTTTCGGGGCATCCTGAACAAGCTCACCCCTGAGATGTTTGAGAGCCTCATGAAGCAGGTGGATGAGCTCAACATCGATACTGAGGAGATGCTGAACGCGGTCGTTGAGCTCATCGTGAACAAGGCTTTGTCTGAGCAGAGCTACAGCGCCACCTACGCTAAGATGTGTCACCACCTGAAGGGG CTGAGGGTCTCGTCCAAGAGCAGCAGTGACTTCATCTACTTTCACAACGTTCTGCTCACAAGATGCCGGATGGAGTTCCGGAACAGAGGACTCCTGCCAGAAAAGGAAAACGATGTGTCTGTTGCTCAAGAG gacctggagcagaccagGCACAAGGCCTGCGTGCGTTTGCTGGGGACCGTGAGATTCATTGGGGAGCTTTTCAAGCTGAAGATGATCTCAGAGggcatcatacacacctgtatAGGTGAACTGCTCCAGGACGAGTCCGAGGAgtctctggagtgtgtgtgcaagcTCCTGACCACAGTGGGGAAAGACTTGGACACCGAGACTGAGATC ccAAAAATCAACAGCTACTGTGGCCTCATTTGCAACctaatgaagaagaagatgtcGTCAAGACTCAAATTCATGTTGCAGGATGTTGTGGCCCTAAGAGAG AACGATTGGGTTCCCCGAAGGAGAGATGAAGGGCCCAAAAccatccagcagcttcaccaagaggtgaagcaggctgaggagagggagatgctCCAGTTGAAGAAAGCAATTCCTGGGAAGTTCAACCAGGACTTCAGACGCAACTGTGATGGAGACCGGAAGCTGCGGTACCAGAGGGGCAGCAGCTCAACTCTTGGGTCACCAAAACAATATGAATGCAGGAGCATGAGAAACACCTGGGGACCAAAACAAAGAGAACCTGTGGTGTACCTGGATGAACAAAAGATAAACAGAGGAGCACGGGTTAAAGAGGTCAACAAAATTCCag ttgaACACAAGAACCAGGAGGAGGCACGAGCACAGGACTGTGAAGAAGAAGTGTATCAAACACTGAGAAGACTCCTGCAGAAGAACTCTGGCAATGATCAAATAGAGGAGTGGATCCAG aACACCCTCAACACCAGGCAGAGGTCATCAGACGGGTTTGTGAGGGCCTTGATGAGAGCAGTGTGCCAGTCAGTCATTGTTGACT gtggggTTTATACTCTCAACACCTATGAGCTGCTGGACAGAGCGAGCCTCCTCAAGAGGTTCATCAAGGATGaccagaagcagctggtggccctgaacgttctgcagcagctggtggtccacatagaccaacctgatg gTCTGCTGCGCATGTTTTTTGATGTGCTGTGGGATGAAGAAGTCATCCAGGATGAGACCTTCTTTAAGTGGAGGTCATCCTCAGTCAATGTGACATCCGTGACCAACTTCTTCTCCTGGCTCCAAGAGGCGAACAGACGGATAAAGTGA